The Penaeus monodon isolate SGIC_2016 chromosome 13, NSTDA_Pmon_1, whole genome shotgun sequence genome contains a region encoding:
- the LOC119580128 gene encoding uncharacterized protein LOC119580128, with the protein MGGPGGRVGTGRRTMAPGLGGQVARNLEESQVVEAREAQDTRTVTERVWQHLASVPCQDHQHTDPVIVPQTSSTWTPHKEPVPGSVAYVTTGGDYGRFPRGSEALGRPPVNHSLSTRFTHHLAASGMFRNHSLNM; encoded by the exons ATGGGCGGGCCCGGAGGAAGGGTGGGCACGGGGCGTCGAACGATGGCACCCGGGCTGGGAGGTCAGGTCGCGAGGAACCTGGAGGAGAGTCAGGTGGTGGAGGCCCGGGAGGCGCAGGACACCAGGACAGTGACGGAGCGCGTTTGGCAGCACCTGGCCAGCGTCCCGTGCCAGGACCACCAGCACACCGACCCTGTCATCGTTCCCCAGACCTCCTCCACGTGGACGCCGCATAAAG AGCCCGTGCCGGGGTCGGTGGCCTACGTAACAACAGGAGGAGACTACGGCAGGTTCCCCCGTGGCTCCGAGGCCCTTGGACGCCCGCCCGTCAACCACTCCCTCAGCACCCGCTTCACGCACCACCTCGCTGCCTCTGGGATGTTCAGGAATCATTCCCTGAACATGTGA